In one Pseudothermotoga sp. genomic region, the following are encoded:
- a CDS encoding ABC transporter permease, whose amino-acid sequence MITYIIRRLLLLPLILFGISLIVFGMIQSLGPDRLLAAYVNPGVLDKLTPVQLEKIKQKYGLSDPMMIRYVKWLKNTLQGDLGWSLVGKQPVRDAILNRLPWTVELALYSIVPVVFVGVWLGVIAAVNRDKFLDHFVRIFAVVGWSFPDFVFGLIVLMIFYSVLGWFPPGNLSLWADQIVKSPEFKRFTSLITIDALLNGRFDVFVDAVRHLIAPIITLSWLWWAYLLRITRSSMLEVLTKEYIRTARAKGLSERIVINKHARRNAMIPVVTVGGAMVIQLFAGTVIVETVFNRTGMGSFTATAATQLDYASIMASTLFYSFILVVGNLVIDILYAVVDPRVRLG is encoded by the coding sequence TTGATAACATACATTATCAGAAGACTGCTCTTGCTACCTTTGATACTGTTCGGTATATCCCTGATCGTCTTTGGCATGATCCAAAGCCTTGGACCAGATAGACTCCTGGCTGCTTACGTGAATCCGGGAGTTTTGGACAAACTGACACCAGTTCAATTAGAAAAGATAAAGCAAAAGTATGGATTGAGCGATCCTATGATGATTCGTTATGTTAAATGGCTCAAGAACACATTGCAAGGCGATCTTGGATGGTCGTTGGTGGGTAAACAACCCGTCAGGGATGCCATACTGAACAGACTACCTTGGACGGTAGAGCTCGCTCTGTACTCAATCGTACCTGTGGTTTTCGTGGGAGTGTGGCTTGGTGTTATCGCTGCTGTGAACCGAGATAAGTTTCTTGATCACTTCGTCAGGATTTTTGCCGTTGTTGGTTGGAGCTTTCCTGACTTTGTTTTTGGATTGATCGTACTCATGATTTTTTACAGTGTGCTTGGGTGGTTCCCACCGGGGAACCTCAGCCTTTGGGCCGATCAAATCGTCAAATCTCCTGAATTCAAACGGTTCACATCCTTGATAACGATAGATGCTCTTTTGAATGGACGATTCGACGTGTTCGTTGACGCTGTACGACACTTGATCGCCCCGATCATCACGTTGTCTTGGCTTTGGTGGGCGTACTTATTGAGAATAACGCGCTCTAGCATGCTAGAAGTGTTGACGAAAGAATATATCAGAACAGCCAGAGCCAAAGGACTGTCAGAAAGGATCGTCATAAACAAACACGCAAGGAGAAACGCGATGATACCGGTAGTCACGGTGGGAGGAGCCATGGTCATTCAACTGTTCGCCGGTACTGTGATCGTCGAAACAGTTTTTAACAGGACCGGCATGGGAAGCTTCACAGCCACAGCAGCAACACAATTAGATTATGCATCGATAATGGCCTCCACACTTTTTTATTCGTTCATACTCGTCGTTGGAAACCTTGTGATAGACATACTGTACGCCGTGGTTGACCCGCGTGTCAGACTCGGTTGA
- a CDS encoding ABC transporter permease, translated as MKIETKRMLRRLLRNPSAVLGFALLIFFTFVAILAPLICPPQSYDPYMIPIVTWDKTPQPPTKGHPFGIIDGRDIFYGVVWGTRTAFKVGLIVTLTSTLVGLVIGSIAGYFGGWLDEILMRITDIFLSIPYILAAIVMTAFLGMGLDKVMISLIVFGWMGTARLIRANILQAREEQYVLAARALGVSDFLVITKHILPNTIFPVVIQATMRIGSLVITAAALSFLGLGAPVGYADWGSLLNFSRNWLLGASGEAFKYWYAIVYPGTAMILFVLAWNLVGDALRDAFDPRLRG; from the coding sequence ATGAAGATCGAAACAAAAAGGATGTTGAGAAGACTTTTGAGAAATCCTTCAGCCGTTTTGGGATTCGCACTCTTGATCTTTTTCACTTTCGTCGCCATCCTCGCACCGCTCATATGTCCACCACAATCTTACGATCCATACATGATACCAATCGTAACTTGGGATAAGACTCCACAGCCTCCGACGAAAGGCCATCCGTTTGGAATCATAGATGGTAGAGACATCTTTTACGGTGTTGTGTGGGGCACCAGAACGGCCTTCAAAGTGGGGTTGATCGTCACTTTAACTTCGACATTGGTTGGACTCGTAATCGGTTCGATAGCGGGATATTTCGGAGGTTGGCTCGATGAGATTCTCATGAGAATTACAGACATATTCCTGTCGATTCCATACATACTTGCAGCCATCGTCATGACCGCCTTCCTCGGGATGGGTCTAGACAAGGTGATGATTTCCTTGATCGTGTTCGGTTGGATGGGTACCGCGAGGCTCATCAGGGCGAACATACTTCAGGCTAGAGAAGAACAATATGTGCTGGCCGCAAGGGCTCTAGGTGTGAGCGATTTCTTGGTCATAACGAAACATATATTGCCGAACACCATATTTCCTGTGGTTATTCAAGCAACCATGCGAATAGGTTCGTTGGTCATCACCGCTGCGGCGCTGAGTTTCCTCGGACTTGGAGCACCCGTTGGGTATGCTGACTGGGGATCACTTTTGAATTTCTCAAGAAACTGGCTTTTAGGAGCCTCAGGAGAGGCTTTCAAGTATTGGTATGCGATAGTGTATCCGGGTACAGCCATGATTCTGTTCGTGCTCGCATGGAACTTGGTCGGAGACGCGTTGAGGGACGCCTTCGATCCACGCTTGAGAGGGTGA